The genomic interval GGACGAGGCGGGGAGCATCGAACAATGGGAGGAGTACCGGCGTTCGCTCAACAGTGTGGCGGACGAGGGCACGGCCTACCACATCGTGCACCCGGGCGAGACGTTCTATTCGCTCTCGCGCCGGTTCGGCATCACCGAAGCGGAACTCGGTGCGCTCAACGGCGGGATGACACCCGCCGACCTGAAGGCCGGCGCCATGATCAAGGTCCCCGGAGGACCGGACCGGATGGCAGCGCTGCCCTCCGACTCCCTGACGCTCCGCGACAGCCTTTCGTCGCTCCGGCCCGATTCGGCCGCCGCCGTCGAATTCCGGGCGCTGCGCCGCGGCGAACCGCTCGACATCGCGCTGCTTCTGCCGCTGGAGGTCGGCGGTGCGGCGAATCCCAATTACCTCGAATTTTACCAGGGCTTCCTGCTGGGACTCGACAGCGTGAAGCGGCTCGGCTATTCGGTGAACGTCGGGCTTTACGATACGGGGCGCAGCCCGGAGCGTATCCGTCAGATCGTCGCCGACGAGACATTCCGCCAGGCGGATCTCGTCGTGGGACCCGTCTATGAAACGGGATTGCAGCCGGTGCTCCGCTTTGCCGAAGAGAAAGGGATTCCCGTCGTCTCGCCGCTGGCGCACATCGAGCGGGAGAACAGCGACGTGCTGTTCCAGCTCGCGCCCGATCCCGCGCACAAGTACGACAAAGTGGCCGATCTGGTGGGACCCGGCAAGCGCGTGACGCTCATCGCCACGGCCTCGACCGACCGGGAGTTCGAGCGCGAGATGCTCGCCCTGCTGGAAGGACGGCAGTACGAACGCTATGTGTTCCGCAACGCACGGTCCGCCTCCGGATCGGGCGGCAACAGTCCGAGCGATCTGACGCCGCTGCTCGAGAACAAGGACGACAACGTCTTCATCATCCTCTCGGACGACGAAGTGGAGGTGGACCGCATCCTCGCGGCGCTGGCCTCAGCCGACACGAACCTCACGAGCCGCGGCCGCACGGCCCCGCGCTTCACGGTGCTGGGCAACGTCCGCTGGAACCGCTACAACAACATCGACCGCACCATGTTCTTCAAGGACCGCGTGGTCTTCATATCGACCTACCACGCCAAGCGCGACGCGCAGGCCGTGACCGCTTTCGACAGCGCCTACATCCGGGCCTTCGGCACGCTGCCGACACTCTATTCCTACCGGGGATACGATTCGGCGCTGATCTTCGCGCCGGCCATGTACGGAGAAATCGAGTACGACCTCGAAGGGCGCAGCTATACGCCGTTGCAGACGACCTATCGCTTCGGACAGCCCGCCGGAAGGTCGAACCACGTGAACGGCAACTGGACACGGGTCGATTACAACAAGAATTTCACGATAACCATTCAGTAAGGGAGGCAGAGGCATGGCTTCACTGACCAATTCGATTCCCGAAAAGACCATCGAACGGCTGAGCGAATACCGCCGCACGCTGCTCGCCAGTCACAAGCAGGGCATCACGCATATCTTCTCGCACGTGCTGGCCGGCATCCACGGCATCACGGCCGTGCAGGTGCGGCGCGACCTGATGCTGATCGGGTTTTCGAGCGACACGAAGAAGGGCTACGACGTGCAGGTGCTGATCGACTACATCAGCCGTATCCTCGACAGTCCGTCGCCGATGAATATCGCCGTGCTGGGCATGGGCCATCTGGGGCAGGCCATCACCAAATATTTCAACGGCAAGGGGCTGAATCTGAAGATCACGGCCGCATTCGACGTCGATCCCGCGAAAGTCTCCACGACCATCGACGGCATTCCCTGCTACCACATGGATTCGTTCGAGGAGATCGCCGAGGAGAAGGACATCTCGATCGTCATCGTCTCGTCGCCCACGAAGGTGGCCCCGAGCCTGGTCGTGCCGATTATCAATGCAGGCATCAAAGGGGTGCTGAATTTCACCTCCACGCCCCTGAACTTCCCGCAGGGCATCGTCGTCGAGAACTACGACATCACGACGCTGCTCGAGAAGGTCGCCTATTTCGTCAAGGAGAGCGAGGAGAACAGCAACGGCTGATGGAGAAATCGGAGGACAGACGGATTCCGGCGGAGGGAACGTCCTGCCCGGAGTGCAGAAATACGGAACGGCACGGGACCCGCGTCTTCCGTGGTTTCGACGCGTTGCCGCGGTTCGTCCGCCCGGTCGTCACCGTGGGGTCGTACGACGGCGTGCACCTCGGACACCGCGCGTTGATCGACCGCCTCACGGCCGAAGCCCGCGCTGTCGGAGGCGAAAGCGTCGTGTTGACCTTCGACCCGCATCCCCGCATCACGCTGGGACGCGGCGAGGGATTGCGGCTGCTTACGACGCTCGACGAAAAGGTGGCGCTGCTCCGCGGGCTGGGGGTGGACAACGTGATCGTGATCCCGTTCGACCGCACGTTCAGCGCCCTCTCCGGCGAGGAATTCGCCCGGCGCTACCTGATAGGAAAGGTGGGGGCCGCGACGCTCGTGGCCGGATACGATCACCGTTTCGGCCACGACCGCATCGACTGCGACCGTCTGGCGGCGCTGGGGATGCGGATAATCCGCGTGGACGAACGGAGCGTGGAGGGCGAGCACGTCAGTTCCACGGCGATCCGCCGGCTGGTGGAGGCCGGACGGATCGCAGAGGCCGAGCGGTTGCTGGGCCATCGCTTCCGTGCGGCGGTGCAGGAGACTCCGGCTACGGCGGAGACCGCATGCGGGGAGAAGCCCGGCGTATCCGGCCGAAACAACGAATAAACAAAAGAACGACGACCATGTTGAGTCACGACTGCAAGATCCGGGTCTGGTACAAGCATACCGACCAGATGGCCATCTGCCATCACTCGAACTACATCTGCTATTACGAAGCCGCACGCAGCGAACTGCTCCGCGAGCTGGGCATGTCTTTCGCCGAAGTGGAGCGGCGGGGGATCATGATGCCGATACTCGAGGTGCAGTCGAAATACCGCAAGCCGGCCTATTTCGACGAGCTGCTCACCGTGCGCATCATCCTCCGCGAGAAACCCGCCGCACGCATCAACTTCTTCTACGAAATCTACAACGAGCGGGGCGAACTGATAAACACCGGTATGACGCAACTGGGATTCATCCACAGCGACACGCGCCGTCCCTGCCGCTGTCCGGAGTGGTTCCTCGCGCTGCTCGATACCCGCTGGCAGGAGTGATCTCCTCCGGCCGGGACTGCGCGGCGGATGCCGGGCCGTTCGACCCTCGTGCATTCGTTCCCCGGTGCAGTCCGCGGGCGGATGCCGTATGGCGGGCGGGAACATGTTTTCCGGCAGCCGAGGAATGCCCCTGACAGGAAAAAGGCTGTGCGGCACACGGTCCCTGCAAACTGAAATGGCCCCCGTCAGATCACTCTGACGGGGGCCATTTCTTTAGAAAACAGACTTCGGACAGCCTCTTTCTGCATTACAGCCCATGCGGCCTTATTTCTCGATGAGCGAGATCGAACGCTGGATGAAGTCCGTGAGGTTCTTGCCCTTCAGCATGCCGTTGGTCAGCAGCGCCAGGTCGATGATCTGCTTGACGAGGCGGTTCTCGCCGCCGATCTGCCGCAGCCGCTCGTTGCGTTCGTCACGCAGCGTCACTACTTTTTTCGACAGCTCCTCGCGCGTCGATTTCTCTTCGGGCGTGAGGTCCGCCTCTTTCTTGTCCTTTACGATCTCTTCGAACCGCTTCTCCTCGGCCACCGCGGTGTCGATCTTCTTGGTCGTGGTCTTCAGCTTGTCGCCGTAGGCCTTCTCCACGTCGGCGAGAATGTCGATGACGATGGGGTGGTTGCCGTTCACCGCGATCGTGAAGTTGTCGGGCATCTGTCCGTAGAACTGGCTCATGCCTCCGCCACCCACGGCGGCCATCTCCTTCATGCGGCGCATGAACTCGTTCTGCGTGATGACCACCGGCGCTTCGTCGGGCGACATGGCCTCGAACGAAATGTGGTAGTTGATCTTCTCGTCCCTGGGCATCTGGCTCTCGAAGACGGGTGTGAGCAACTCCTGCTGCGCCTCGGTGAGCGACATCTTCATGCTCTCCTCCTTCTGGATCAGCTTGTCGATCACGTCGCTGTCCACGCGCACGAAGCGTTCGTCCTTGTGCTTCGACTCGTACCAGTTGATATAGTGGTTGTCGAGCTGGCCGTCCATCCACAGCACGTCGTAACCCTTGCCTTTGGCCGCCTCGAGGAAGGTGTGCTTCTCCTCGGGATCGTCCACGTAGAGGAACACCACCTGCTTGTTCTTGTCGGTCTGCGCCTCCTTCACCTTTTCCGTGTATTCCTTCGGAGTGAAGTACTTGCCCTCGACGTTTTTCCAGAGCATGAAGTCCGCGGCCTTCTCGGCGAACTTCTCGTCGGTCAGGATGCCGTACTGGATGAAGATCTTCAGGTCGTCCCACTTCGACTCGTAATCGGCGCGCAGGGTGTTGAACAGCTCCTGCAGCCGGTCGGCGACCTTGCGGGTGATGTAGCTCGAAATCTTCTTCACGTTGGCGTCGCTCTGCAGGTAGCTGCGCGAGACGTTGAGCGGAATGTCCGGCGAGTCGATCACGCCGTGCAGCAACGTCAGGTACTCCGGTACGATGCCCTCGACCTGATCCGTCACGAACACCTGGTTCGAGTAGAGCTGGATCTTGTTCTTCTGGATTTCGAAGTTGTTGTGGATCTTCGGGAAGTAGAGTATGCCCGTCAGGTGGAACGGGTAGTCGATGTTCAGGTGGATCGAGAACAGCGGCTCGTCGCTCATCGGGTAGAGCTCGCGGTAGAACTCCTTGTACTGCTCCTCGGTGATTTCGGTCGGCTTGCGCGTCCACAGCGGATCCACGTCGTTGATGACGTTGTCCTTGTCCGTATCCACGTACTTGCCGTCCTTCCACTCCTTGACCTTGCCGAAGACGATCGGCACGGGCAGGAAGCGGCAGTATTTTCTGAGCAGCCCCTCGATTTTCGAGTCCTCGGCGTATTCGAGCGCATCTTCGGCGAGGTGCAGCGTGATCGTCGTGCCGCGGTCGTGCTCCTCGTCGGTCTCTTCCATCTCGAATTCGGGCGTTCCGGTGCAGCTCCAGCGTACGGTCCGGGCGCCCTCCTTCCACGAGCGGGTCACGATCTCCACCTTGTCCGAGACCATGAACGCCGAGTAGAAGCCCAGTCCGAAGTGGCCGATGATCGCCTGGTCCTTGTATTTGGCCATGAACTCCTCGGCCCCCGAGAAGGCGATCTGGTTGATGTAGCGGTCCACCTCCTCGGCCGTCATGCCCACGCCGCGGTCCGTCACGGTCAGCGTCTTCCGCTCCTTGTCCGCCGCGACGCGGATCGCGAGGTCGCCCAGCTCGCCCTTTGCTTCGCCCATCGACGAGAGGGTTTTGAGCTTCTGCGTCGCATCCACGGCGTTCGAGATCAGCTCGCGCAGGAAGATTTCGTGGTCCGAATAGAGGAATTTCTTGATCACGGGGAAGATATTCTCCGTGGTGACTCCGATTTTTCCGTTTTTCATAATCGTATCGTGTTGTTTTCAGTTATTTTCCGTTTCACTGCTCCAACAAACGGTGTGCCAGCTCCTGTTGTCTGCCACTTTGTCAGTCCCGTCTGCCATTCACCGCCGGGCGCCGTTTTGCCGGGTGCGTATTTTTTCGTATCTTCGCTTGCGGAGCGTGCCGCGGAGCGAAATCCGCGCGACGGCTCCGCCCCCGCCGGAACGGAGGGGTGACACCCGAAAACCGAAGAAGATATGGATTTTCTCGCATTGGCCAAAAAGCGGTATGCCTGCCGCAAGTACCTCGACCGGAAGGTCGAACCCGAAAAACTCGCCGCTGTTCTCGAAGCGGGGCGCGTGGCCCCCACGGGCGCCAACCGGCAGCCTCAGCGGCTCATCGTCGTCGAATCGCCGGAGGGAATGGAGCGCCTCGCGCGCTGTACGCGCGACTTCGGGGCTCCGGCGGCCGTCGTCGTCTGCGCCGACACCTCCGAGGTGTGGACCCGCAAGTGCGACGGCAAGCGTATCGGCGACATCGACGCCTCGATCGTCACCGACCACATGATGCTCGCCGCCGCATCGCTCGGACTCGACACGTTGTGGATCTGCATGTTCAAGCCCGAAGCCGTGCGCGAGGAGTTCGGACTGCCCGATACGGTCGAGCCGGTGAACATCCTGCTCATCGGTTACGGGGCCGACGCCCCCGCCTCGCCCGACCGTCATGCGACGCTGCGCAAGCCGCTCGAAGAGACGGTCTTCTACGAGCGGTTCGGACAGAAGCGCTGATCCGCATCCGCAACGGACGAAAATCCCGGTACGGCAACATGCCGTACCGGGATTTTTCATCTTCCGCGCGTGCTTTTCCTTCATGCCTCCTTCGCGCCGCCTCCCGCGGCTGCGGTGCGCTCCTCGTCAGCCCGGCTGCGGCTCATCGTCACCAGATAGACGCCGCCGAAGATCAGCACGACCGAGAGGATTTTCGACAGGTTGAAGCTGTCCATACCCCAGCAGACCGCCACGATGCTGGCCACGAGCGGCTGCACGTAGTTATACATGCCGGTCACGGTCGGGCGCAGCAGTTTCTGGCCTACGATGACGAGGATATAGCTCAGGAACGTGCTGCCGACGACGATATAGCCCAGCGACAGCAGCGCGTTCCGCTCCAGCGCCGTCCACTCCGTAGCGATCAGGTCGTCGTAGGAGAAAGGCAACAGGCAGACGAACGAGTAGGTGAACATCCACTTCATGATCGTCACCGGCGAGTAGCGGCCGACGAAGTTCTTGAACAGCACGATATAGAGCGCATAGCTGCACTGCGCCAGCAGCACCAGCAGGTCGCCCCAGACGGATTTGCCGCCCGTGGCCCCGGCCGCTTCCGCGCCGCTGCTGCCCAGGATAAGCAGCAGCGCGCCCGTCGCACCCGCCGCGATACCGAGCAGTTTCTTGCCGGTGACCGGCTCCTTGAGAAGGACGGCGGCCAGGATCATCGCCACGAGCGGCATGCTCGTCGTGATGATCGAGGCGTCCACGGGCGAGGTCATCCCCACGCCGAAGATGAAGCATCCCTGGTTGAAGACGATCGCCAGCAGCGAAGCCCCGAAGAGCTTCATCATGTCCGCCGGCGGCACGTGTTCCGGCCTGCGGAAGAGCGAGGCCGTCCAGAAGAGGAGCATCGCCCCGGCCACGCGCAGATCGGTGACGACGAGCGGCGTCACGACGCCGCCCGCCATGACCGCTTTGGCCACCGGGGACATCAGTCCCCACATGGCGTTGGCCCCGAGCATGGCGCCGTGGCCCTTCAACGATTCGTATTTCATGTTTTTTCCGTGTCTGTAAAACGAAAACCCCTCGACGAGTGCGAGGGGTTTTCCGATTCGGTCGTGCGGAGGTCGCGCCTGCCCTCCGGTTTCCGGCGCCGCGTCATTGCGCGTAGAGCCGGAAGCGCATGCTCCACTTGTCGCCCGGCGCCACGGAACGGAACCCTTCGGCCGCGGGATCCGCGGCATTCGGGGCGTTCGTCGTCCACGACTGCGGTTCGGGGCAGCAGTAGGGGACTTCGCCGCCGTTGTTCCAGAGCGTCCAGCTCGTGGTCTGTCCGTCCGCCTCGAAGAAGGTCCTTGCGCCCGAGCGCCGGTTCTCGACCAGCGCCCCGCGGAACTCCCGTCCGTCCACTTCGATCCCGCGCACCGTGAAGGCCGCCTCGATCGGTTCGCATCCGGTCACTTGCAGCCCCTCGCCGCGCAGCCTGGCGAAGCGCTCCGAGAGCGGCAGTCTGCGGCCCGTCGGGAGCTTGCGGGCATCCAGCTCGATCTCCTCGCCGACGGCCGCGCGCATCACGTAATCCTCCGCCGCGCCTCCGGCGAAGGGGATCCGCATCGGCGTATGAAAACCCGCGCCGACGGGCATCGGCAGCCGGCTGCGGTTGGCGAACATCGCCTCGACCTCCATGCCGCGGGGCGTGAGGCGGTAGATCAGCTTGCACTTGAACTCGTGCGGGAAGTCGCGGAACACGGCGTCGTTCCCGGCGTTCGAGTAGTAGCGGCATTCCACGAGCGTCTCCTCGTCGGTCTCCCATGCCTTCGACACGGCGAACGGCTGGCTTTTGAGGATGCCGTGGTGGTAGTTGTGCTCCTTCTCGATCGTGATGGGGAAGCGGTACGTCCGCCCGTCGAACTCGTAACGTCCATCGGCGATACGGTTGGGCGGGAAGAGCAGCGGCATTCCGAAAACCTGCGGACGGCGCCGGAAGGTCTCGATCTCGTCGGCCGCGGGCGTGCGCAGAATCTCCGCACCCAGCCCCGTGTGGCACAGCCGCACGAGGTTGGCCCCGATTTCGGGGATCACCAGCGCCGTATAGTCGCCTTTGGAGAACTCCACGGCACGGAGCCCGTGGAAATCGACGCTGCGGAGCACGGCTCAGAGCAGTTTTTCGATCTTCGCCTTCAGCGCGTCCTTCGAACAGGCGCCGACCTGCTTGTCCACCTGCTCTCCGCCTTTGAGAAATACGATCGTCGGAATGTTCCGCACGCCGTATTTCATCGTGATCTCGTCGTTCTCCTCGACGTCGCATTTGCCGATGACGACGCGTCCTTCGTATTCGGCCGCCAGCTCGTCCACGATCGGCGACATCGTGCGGCAGGGTCCGCACCATTCGGCCCAGAAATCAATTACGACGGGCTGCCCTGAAGCGAGCAGTTGCTCAAAGTTCTCCTTGTTGATAGCCAATGCCATAGTTGTTGTGAATTGAAATTTAAGTTTATGCGATTGAATATTTGATCTCGTTCTCTTCCAGGTATCCGACCAGCGGCTGCGAGAGGCTCACCTTGTGGCTCTTCGAAAAGAGGTTGAGCGCCACGCGCGCTTCGCGGTCGAAGACGTTCACGCGCAGCAGCGTGTCGCCCTTCGACTGCCGCACGCACTCCGAGAAACCGCGGATGAGCGCCTCGGTCACGTCGCTCACGGGCAACTGCACGACCATTTCCTTGATCGAGTCGCGCATCTCGGAGAGCTGCGTCATGCCGACGATCTTGAACTCCAGCTCCTGATCGTTGTAGGGCTTGGGCTGCACCTTCCCGCGGATGAAGAGGAAGTAGTCGGCGAAGAGGTACTTGCGGAAATTCTCGTAGTCCTTGCCGAAAAGCGCGAACTCGTGCGCTCCGTTGTAGTCCTCCAGCTTGAATTTGCCCCACGGCTTGCCGGTCTTGGTCATCAGGTTCTGCACGCTGACGACCATACCCGCCACGGCGATCTCCTGTCCCTTGAGCGGGTCGAGATTCTCCAGCTCCGAGAGTTGCGTCTTGCACATGTGGTCGATGATGATCTTGTAGTCGTCGAGCGGGTGCGCCGAGAGATAGAGCCCCACCATTTCGCGCTCTTTCGAGAGTTTCTCGAGCTGGCTCCAGTCCGGACAGGCCGGAGTCACGGGACGCTGGATGTCCACGTGCTCGCCGCCGCCGAACAGGCTCTGCTGGGCATTGTTCTGCTCGGTCTGGTAACGCTGTCCGTAGCGCATGAGCTGTTCGATGAAGGTGACGCCGCTCGAATCGCGCGCATCGGCTCCGAAGAACTTGTTGCGCGGGAAGTCGGCGATCGAATCGAACGCCCCGGCGTAGGCCAGGTTCTCCAGGCATTTGCGGTTCACGAGCGAGTAGTTCACGCGTTCGATGAAGTCATAGACGTCCTTGAACCGCCCGTTGGCCTTCCGTTCGGCGATGATGCTCTCCACGGCCGCTTCTCCTACGCCCTTCACGGCTGCGAGACCGAAGCGCACGTCGCCCGCGGCATTGGACGAGAAGGTGCGCATCGACTCGTTGATATCGGGCCCCAGCACGCTGATGCCCATGCGCTTGCACTCGTTCATGTAGAGCGTCAGTTGCTCGATGTTCGTCAGGTTCCGGCTCAGCACCGCGGCCATGTACTCCGAAGGGTAGTTGGCCTTGAGGTAGGCGGTCTGGAACGCCACCCACGAGTAACACGTGGCGTGCGACTTGTTGAAGGCATAGGAGGCGAACTTCTCCCAGTCGGCCCAGATCTTTTCGAGCACCTTCGGGTCGTGGCCGTTCTTCTGCCCTCCGGCGATGAACTTGGGTTTCAGTGCGTCGAGCTTGTCCTTGAGCTTCTTGCCCATAGCCTTTCGCAGCGTGTCAGACTCGCCGCGGGTGAAGTTGGCCAGCAGGCGCGACAGCAGCATGACCTGCTCCTGGTAGACCGTCACTCCGTAGGTGTCCTTCAGGTACTTCTCCATGATCGGGATGTCGTACACGATCGGACTGCGGCCGTGCTTGCGGGCGATGAAGTCGGGGATGTAGTCCATCGGCCCCGGACGGTAGAGGGCGTTCATGGCGATCAGGTCCTCGAAGGTCGAGGGTTGCAGCTCGCGCAGGTATTTCTGCATGCCTGCGGACTCGAACTGGAACGTCCCGACCGTACGGCCCTCGCCGTAAAGGCGGTAGGTCGCCGGATCGTCGATGATCGAGAAGTCGTCGATGTCTATTTTGACGCCTTTCGTCTGGCGGATGTTCTCCACGGCATCCTTGATGATCGAGAGGGTCTTCAGTCCGAGAAAGTCCATCTTGATGAGACCCGTGTCCTCGATCACCGAGCCTTCGTACTGCGTGACGAGCATCTTCTCGCCGGTCTCCTTGTCGTCGGCCGTCGAGACGGGGACCCAGTCGGTGATGTCGTCGCGGCAGATGATCGTGCCGCAGGCGTGAACGCCCGTGTTGCGGACGTTGCCCTCGAGCATCTTGGCATAGCGTATCGTGTCGCGCAGCACGGGGTTGTCCGACTGCTCGGCCGCCTTGAGCTCGGGTACGTAGTCGATTGCGTTCTGGAGGTTGAGCTTCTTGTCCGGAATCTTGTCGGGGACGAGCTTGCACAGCCGGTCCGACTCCGAGAGCATGAGTTTCTGCACGCGCGCCACGTCCTTGATGGCCAGCTTGGTAGCCATCGTGCCGTAGGTGATGATGTGCGCCACCTTCTCCTTGCCGTATTTCTGCGTCACCCAGTTCAGCACGCGGCCGCGGCCGTCGTCGTCGAAATCGACGTCGATATCGGGCAGCGAGATACGGTCCGGATTGAGGAAGCGCTCGAACAGCAGGTCGTAGGCGATGGGGTCGATCTGCGTGATGCCGAGACAGTAGGCCACGGCCGATCCGGCCGCCGAGCCTCGTCCCGGACCCACCGAGACGTCCAGTTCCTCGCGCGCCGCGCGGATGAAATCCTGCACGATGAGGAAGTAGCCCGGGAAACCCATCGTCTTCATGATGTGCAGCTCGAAGCGCAGCCGCTCCTCCTGCTCCTCGGTCAGATGCTCGCCGTAGCGCCGGTGCGCCCCCTCCATCGTGAGTTTGGCCAGGTAGTCGGCCTCGAGCTTGATGCGGTAGAGCTTGTCGTATCCGCCCAGCTTCTCGATCTTCTTGCGCCCCTCCTCTTCGGACATGACCACCTGTCCGTGCTCGTCGCGCGTGAACTCGTCGAAGAGGTCCTGCTCCGTCAGGCGGGCGCGGTATTCCTCCTCCGTGCCGAAGTCGGCCGGAATGGCGAACGTCGGCATGATCGGCGCATGGTCGATGGAGTAGCACTCCACCT from Alistipes dispar carries:
- a CDS encoding nitroreductase family protein; translation: MDFLALAKKRYACRKYLDRKVEPEKLAAVLEAGRVAPTGANRQPQRLIVVESPEGMERLARCTRDFGAPAAVVVCADTSEVWTRKCDGKRIGDIDASIVTDHMMLAAASLGLDTLWICMFKPEAVREEFGLPDTVEPVNILLIGYGADAPASPDRHATLRKPLEETVFYERFGQKR
- a CDS encoding redox-sensing transcriptional repressor Rex, giving the protein MASLTNSIPEKTIERLSEYRRTLLASHKQGITHIFSHVLAGIHGITAVQVRRDLMLIGFSSDTKKGYDVQVLIDYISRILDSPSPMNIAVLGMGHLGQAITKYFNGKGLNLKITAAFDVDPAKVSTTIDGIPCYHMDSFEEIAEEKDISIVIVSSPTKVAPSLVVPIINAGIKGVLNFTSTPLNFPQGIVVENYDITTLLEKVAYFVKESEENSNG
- a CDS encoding LysM peptidoglycan-binding domain-containing protein yields the protein MKRLCATLLLAAWGFCALAAGEKSRTIVYINGAKYYIHAVQPGETLYGLAKLYGVGEKVIVENNPALAEGLKSAANIRIPVVAEVSPEKDRKSERKLRKTFDFHFVTKGETLYAISRQYEIPVKTIIGDNPGIDPTHLRPGERILIRRKQIGSEDEAGSIEQWEEYRRSLNSVADEGTAYHIVHPGETFYSLSRRFGITEAELGALNGGMTPADLKAGAMIKVPGGPDRMAALPSDSLTLRDSLSSLRPDSAAAVEFRALRRGEPLDIALLLPLEVGGAANPNYLEFYQGFLLGLDSVKRLGYSVNVGLYDTGRSPERIRQIVADETFRQADLVVGPVYETGLQPVLRFAEEKGIPVVSPLAHIERENSDVLFQLAPDPAHKYDKVADLVGPGKRVTLIATASTDREFEREMLALLEGRQYERYVFRNARSASGSGGNSPSDLTPLLENKDDNVFIILSDDEVEVDRILAALASADTNLTSRGRTAPRFTVLGNVRWNRYNNIDRTMFFKDRVVFISTYHAKRDAQAVTAFDSAYIRAFGTLPTLYSYRGYDSALIFAPAMYGEIEYDLEGRSYTPLQTTYRFGQPAGRSNHVNGNWTRVDYNKNFTITIQ
- a CDS encoding acyl-CoA thioesterase, translated to MLSHDCKIRVWYKHTDQMAICHHSNYICYYEAARSELLRELGMSFAEVERRGIMMPILEVQSKYRKPAYFDELLTVRIILREKPAARINFFYEIYNERGELINTGMTQLGFIHSDTRRPCRCPEWFLALLDTRWQE
- the trxA gene encoding thioredoxin, with protein sequence MALAINKENFEQLLASGQPVVIDFWAEWCGPCRTMSPIVDELAAEYEGRVVIGKCDVEENDEITMKYGVRNIPTIVFLKGGEQVDKQVGACSKDALKAKIEKLL
- a CDS encoding FAD synthetase family protein, yielding MEKSEDRRIPAEGTSCPECRNTERHGTRVFRGFDALPRFVRPVVTVGSYDGVHLGHRALIDRLTAEARAVGGESVVLTFDPHPRITLGRGEGLRLLTTLDEKVALLRGLGVDNVIVIPFDRTFSALSGEEFARRYLIGKVGAATLVAGYDHRFGHDRIDCDRLAALGMRIIRVDERSVEGEHVSSTAIRRLVEAGRIAEAERLLGHRFRAAVQETPATAETACGEKPGVSGRNNE
- a CDS encoding DMT family transporter, yielding MKYESLKGHGAMLGANAMWGLMSPVAKAVMAGGVVTPLVVTDLRVAGAMLLFWTASLFRRPEHVPPADMMKLFGASLLAIVFNQGCFIFGVGMTSPVDASIITTSMPLVAMILAAVLLKEPVTGKKLLGIAAGATGALLLILGSSGAEAAGATGGKSVWGDLLVLLAQCSYALYIVLFKNFVGRYSPVTIMKWMFTYSFVCLLPFSYDDLIATEWTALERNALLSLGYIVVGSTFLSYILVIVGQKLLRPTVTGMYNYVQPLVASIVAVCWGMDSFNLSKILSVVLIFGGVYLVTMSRSRADEERTAAAGGGAKEA
- a CDS encoding aldose 1-epimerase, whose product is MLRSVDFHGLRAVEFSKGDYTALVIPEIGANLVRLCHTGLGAEILRTPAADEIETFRRRPQVFGMPLLFPPNRIADGRYEFDGRTYRFPITIEKEHNYHHGILKSQPFAVSKAWETDEETLVECRYYSNAGNDAVFRDFPHEFKCKLIYRLTPRGMEVEAMFANRSRLPMPVGAGFHTPMRIPFAGGAAEDYVMRAAVGEEIELDARKLPTGRRLPLSERFARLRGEGLQVTGCEPIEAAFTVRGIEVDGREFRGALVENRRSGARTFFEADGQTTSWTLWNNGGEVPYCCPEPQSWTTNAPNAADPAAEGFRSVAPGDKWSMRFRLYAQ
- the htpG gene encoding molecular chaperone HtpG, translating into MKNGKIGVTTENIFPVIKKFLYSDHEIFLRELISNAVDATQKLKTLSSMGEAKGELGDLAIRVAADKERKTLTVTDRGVGMTAEEVDRYINQIAFSGAEEFMAKYKDQAIIGHFGLGFYSAFMVSDKVEIVTRSWKEGARTVRWSCTGTPEFEMEETDEEHDRGTTITLHLAEDALEYAEDSKIEGLLRKYCRFLPVPIVFGKVKEWKDGKYVDTDKDNVINDVDPLWTRKPTEITEEQYKEFYRELYPMSDEPLFSIHLNIDYPFHLTGILYFPKIHNNFEIQKNKIQLYSNQVFVTDQVEGIVPEYLTLLHGVIDSPDIPLNVSRSYLQSDANVKKISSYITRKVADRLQELFNTLRADYESKWDDLKIFIQYGILTDEKFAEKAADFMLWKNVEGKYFTPKEYTEKVKEAQTDKNKQVVFLYVDDPEEKHTFLEAAKGKGYDVLWMDGQLDNHYINWYESKHKDERFVRVDSDVIDKLIQKEESMKMSLTEAQQELLTPVFESQMPRDEKINYHISFEAMSPDEAPVVITQNEFMRRMKEMAAVGGGGMSQFYGQMPDNFTIAVNGNHPIVIDILADVEKAYGDKLKTTTKKIDTAVAEEKRFEEIVKDKKEADLTPEEKSTREELSKKVVTLRDERNERLRQIGGENRLVKQIIDLALLTNGMLKGKNLTDFIQRSISLIEK